One window of Pleurodeles waltl isolate 20211129_DDA chromosome 3_1, aPleWal1.hap1.20221129, whole genome shotgun sequence genomic DNA carries:
- the LOC138285942 gene encoding uncharacterized protein translates to MGDIQKGSVGSMCDTQKDSVGSMGDTQKDSVGSMGDTQKDSAGSMGDTQKDSVGSMGDIQKDSIGSTGNTQKDGVGSTVDTQKDSAGSTGDTQKDSVGSIGDTQKNSAGGTGDTQKDSAGSMGDTQKDNVGSMGDTQMDSAGSMGDTQKDSEGSMSDTQKDSAGSMSDTQKGSVGSRGDTQKDIVGSMGDTQKDSAGSMGDIQRGNVGITGDTQRTV, encoded by the coding sequence ATGGGTGACATACAGAAGGGCAGTGTAGGAAGCATGTGTGACACACAGAAGGACAGTGTGGGAAGTATGGGTGACACACAGAAGGACAGTGTAGGAAGCATGGGTGACACACAgaaggacagtgcaggaagcatgGGTGACACACAGAAGGACAGTGTAGGAAGCATGGGTGACATACAGAAGGACAGTATAGGAAGCACGGGTAACACACAGAAGGACGGTGTTGGAAGCACAGTTGATACACAgaaggacagtgcaggaagcacgGGTGACACACAGAAGGACAGTGTGGGAAGCATTGGTGACACACAGAAGAACAGTGCAGGAGGCACAGGTGACACACAgaaggacagtgcaggaagcatgGGTGACACACAGAAGGACAATGTGGGAAGCATGGGTGACACACAGATGGACAGTGCAGGAAGCATGGGTGACACACAGAAGGACAGTGAGGGAAGCATGAGTGACACACAGAAGGACAGTGCGGGAAGTATGAGTGACACACAGAAGGGCAGTGTAGGAAGCAGGGGTGACACACAGAAGGACATTGTAGGAAGCATGGGTGACACACAgaaggacagtgcaggaagcatgGGAGACATACAGAGGGGGAATGTAGGAATCACGGGTGACACACAGAGGACAGTGTAG